A single Pseudomonas sp. MM223 DNA region contains:
- the rcsC_13 gene encoding Sensor histidine kinase RcsC (*Name rcsC_13) produces MRYLLIVLLGLLPVLAGAVDFDDATRHLPLGKAMQVYEDLDGSASIAQVSAPGFAKSFRPHHEDVLNAGYSTSVFWLKVELRPVAPPGAAPRQWLLELAYPPLDHLELYLPDSNGVYRLAQRTGDALPYDSRQIRQNNYLFELQLPPGKVTTAYLRLHSQGSVQAPLALWSPEAYLEEQPTRLYVLGIIYGVLLVMLVYNLFIYLSVRDVSYLYYILYIASFGLYQVSVNGAGVAYFWPDSPWWANASTPLFIGAAGLFGCQFARHFLQLGSISRGFDRLLLLLMLGGALVMVMAVSMPYGIALRMATLLALLFTVSIFSAGLYAWWRGLRVARWFIIAWTAFLLGGLVNTLMVLGYLPNVFITMYASQLGSALEVALLSLALADRINSLREQQAQTLRETGRTLEQLNLQLARSNRLKDEFLASVTHELRTPMNGVIGSLELMHTLPMEAEMAQYHHTAVGSAQGMMDMVDAILTLSELQAGRLRAQPAPFSLRALLQGMRAGYAGQALRKGLYLSLDIPADLPDGLLGDGQKLAHCLACLVDNGLKFTHQGGVMIQVRGRRLGPGDLALTFTVSDSGIGFDDLEQSTLYQRFFQVDGSMTRRYGGLGIGLSICRQMGELLGARLAHESTRGLGSRFEFSLNMAISQVQMSSNVLQTRRSL; encoded by the coding sequence ATGCGCTATTTGCTGATTGTGCTTCTGGGCTTGCTGCCCGTGCTGGCCGGAGCGGTCGATTTCGACGACGCTACCCGGCATCTTCCGTTGGGCAAGGCCATGCAGGTTTACGAAGACCTCGATGGCAGTGCCAGCATCGCCCAGGTCAGTGCCCCCGGGTTCGCCAAATCCTTCCGCCCCCACCATGAAGATGTGCTGAACGCCGGTTACTCCACCTCGGTGTTCTGGCTCAAGGTCGAGCTGCGCCCCGTTGCCCCGCCCGGCGCTGCCCCGCGGCAGTGGTTGCTGGAGCTGGCCTACCCGCCGTTGGACCACCTTGAGCTGTACTTGCCTGACAGCAACGGTGTGTACCGTTTGGCGCAGCGCACCGGCGATGCCTTGCCTTACGACAGCCGGCAGATCCGGCAGAACAACTACCTGTTCGAATTGCAGTTGCCCCCTGGCAAGGTGACCACCGCCTACCTGCGCCTACACAGTCAGGGTTCGGTGCAAGCGCCGTTGGCGCTGTGGTCCCCTGAAGCCTACCTGGAAGAGCAACCCACGCGCCTGTATGTGCTGGGGATCATCTACGGCGTGTTGCTGGTAATGCTGGTATACAACCTGTTCATCTACCTCAGCGTGCGCGACGTCAGCTACCTCTACTACATCCTTTATATTGCCTCGTTCGGCCTTTACCAGGTGTCGGTGAACGGTGCGGGCGTGGCCTACTTCTGGCCGGACAGCCCCTGGTGGGCGAACGCCTCGACGCCGCTGTTCATTGGTGCGGCAGGCCTGTTCGGCTGCCAGTTTGCCCGGCACTTCCTGCAACTGGGCAGCATCAGCCGTGGCTTTGACCGGCTGCTGCTGCTACTGATGCTGGGCGGCGCGCTGGTCATGGTAATGGCGGTGAGCATGCCCTACGGCATTGCCCTGCGCATGGCTACGCTGCTGGCGTTGCTGTTCACCGTGAGCATCTTCAGCGCCGGCTTGTACGCCTGGTGGCGTGGCTTGCGCGTGGCACGCTGGTTCATCATCGCCTGGACGGCCTTCCTGCTCGGTGGGTTGGTCAACACCCTGATGGTGCTGGGCTACCTGCCGAACGTGTTCATCACCATGTATGCCAGCCAACTGGGCTCGGCGCTGGAGGTGGCATTGCTGTCGCTGGCGCTGGCCGACCGTATCAACAGCCTGCGTGAGCAACAGGCGCAGACCTTGCGCGAGACCGGGCGCACGCTGGAGCAACTGAACCTGCAACTGGCCAGGAGCAACCGCCTGAAAGACGAGTTTCTGGCCAGCGTGACCCATGAGCTGCGCACCCCGATGAATGGCGTGATCGGCTCGCTGGAACTGATGCACACCCTGCCGATGGAGGCCGAAATGGCCCAGTACCACCACACGGCGGTGGGGTCGGCGCAAGGCATGATGGACATGGTCGACGCCATTCTCACCCTGTCGGAATTGCAGGCCGGCCGCCTGCGTGCGCAGCCGGCGCCGTTCAGCCTGCGTGCGCTGTTGCAGGGCATGCGCGCCGGTTATGCCGGGCAGGCCCTGCGCAAAGGCTTGTACCTGAGCCTGGACATCCCGGCCGACCTGCCAGACGGGCTGCTGGGCGACGGGCAGAAACTGGCCCACTGCCTGGCTTGCCTGGTGGACAACGGTTTGAAGTTCACCCATCAGGGCGGGGTGATGATCCAGGTGCGCGGCCGCCGCTTGGGGCCAGGCGATCTGGCGTTGACCTTTACCGTCAGTGATAGCGGTATCGGCTTCGATGACCTGGAACAGTCGACCCTGTACCAGCGGTTCTTCCAGGTGGACGGTTCGATGACCCGGCGCTATGGCGGCTTGGGGATTGGCTTGTCGATCTGCCGGCAGATGGGGGAATTGCTGGGCGCGAGGTTGGCGCATGAGTCGACGCGCGGGTTGGGTAGCCGGTTTGAATTCAGTTTGAACATGGCGATTTCGCAGGTGCAGATGAGCTCGAATGTCCTGCAGACACGGCGCTCGCTTTGA